The Leadbettera azotonutricia ZAS-9 genome has a window encoding:
- a CDS encoding NifU family protein has protein sequence MLEEQIKSALDNVRPSLQADGGDVEFVGVDEEGIVSLKLTGACGGCPMAQMTLKMGIESYLKKEIPEVSSVVGV, from the coding sequence ATGTTGGAAGAACAGATCAAAAGCGCGTTGGATAATGTACGCCCCTCGCTCCAGGCTGATGGCGGGGACGTTGAATTTGTAGGAGTGGATGAAGAGGGCATTGTTTCCCTCAAGCTCACAGGCGCCTGCGGTGGCTGCCCCATGGCCCAGATGACCCTCAAAATGGGCATCGAAAGCTATCTCAAAAAAGAAATTCCCGAAGTCAGCTCCGTGGTCGGGGTTTGA
- a CDS encoding type II toxin-antitoxin system RelB/DinJ family antitoxin → MAETINVTVRLDRDIKEQAETMFNGFGMNLSTAINIFIRQSLRQGKIPFEISDPYYNEKNIERLKQSIAEFAAGKVVEKTMDELEALENA, encoded by the coding sequence ATGGCAGAAACTATCAATGTAACCGTCAGGCTGGATCGTGATATTAAGGAACAAGCTGAAACCATGTTTAACGGCTTCGGGATGAACCTGTCCACAGCGATCAATATATTTATACGCCAGTCGCTGCGGCAGGGCAAAATTCCTTTTGAAATTTCCGATCCTTATTACAATGAAAAAAACATAGAACGGCTAAAACAATCCATAGCAGAATTTGCCGCTGGGAAAGTGGTAGAAAAGACTATGGATGAATTGGAAGCACTGGAAAATGCGTAA
- a CDS encoding Rpn family recombination-promoting nuclease/putative transposase, whose translation MHKEQLSPLYDYAVKIIFGDQKNIENLAGLLKPILDLPPEDYDKLTIVDPFMKRLFRKDKLGILDAKVTTKTGRIINVEIQVKPFSTLRQRIIYYLAKLLVEQLKSGFDYGKLVETVCVVICDHVLIPEEEGFLNIYGLRNAKSENLFTKLLKLYIIELPKLPKDDDGSPMWAWLQFFKCRKEEEFDMLAEKHPEVRPIVAEYKKLTWSERRRMIADLKEKYRRDDAAVLADALMDNSREIARALKTQGYSIDKIAAATRLSQEEIETL comes from the coding sequence ATGCACAAAGAACAGCTATCTCCCCTGTATGACTATGCCGTAAAGATCATCTTCGGCGACCAGAAGAACATCGAGAACCTGGCAGGACTTCTCAAGCCGATTTTAGACCTGCCACCGGAGGATTATGACAAGCTCACCATTGTCGATCCTTTCATGAAGCGGCTCTTCCGCAAGGACAAGCTGGGAATTTTGGATGCAAAGGTGACGACCAAAACAGGCCGTATCATCAATGTGGAGATCCAGGTAAAGCCCTTTTCCACTTTGAGGCAGCGTATCATTTACTACTTGGCAAAACTGCTGGTTGAACAGCTTAAAAGTGGCTTTGATTACGGAAAACTCGTGGAGACCGTATGCGTGGTGATATGCGATCATGTGCTTATACCAGAGGAGGAGGGTTTCCTCAATATCTATGGTCTCAGGAACGCCAAATCAGAAAACCTGTTTACGAAATTGCTAAAACTCTATATAATAGAGTTACCGAAGCTGCCCAAGGATGACGATGGCTCTCCTATGTGGGCCTGGCTTCAGTTTTTCAAGTGCAGGAAAGAGGAGGAATTCGACATGCTCGCAGAAAAACACCCCGAAGTTCGCCCTATTGTTGCGGAATACAAAAAACTCACCTGGAGCGAACGGCGGCGCATGATCGCTGACCTCAAGGAAAAATACCGCCGTGATGACGCGGCTGTTCTGGCAGATGCGCTTATGGATAATAGCCGGGAAATAGCACGGGCATTGAAAACCCAGGGTTATTCTATAGATAAAATCGCGGCCGCCACCCGGCTTTCGCAGGAAGAAATCGAAACTTTGTGA